The following are encoded in a window of Tessaracoccus flavescens genomic DNA:
- the ybaK gene encoding Cys-tRNA(Pro) deacylase: MASRKAGTPALQALLRAGVAHNVHEYEHDPRVASFGLEAANALGYPAERVFKTLIAADERYLAVGIVPVDVNLDLKALATALGRKKLTMAAPTLAERTTGMIVGGISPIGQKRPLPTVVDSSALDHETILVSGGRRGLDVELAPSALIELTGAATAPIAARR, from the coding sequence ATGGCTTCGCGCAAGGCGGGCACGCCAGCCCTGCAGGCCCTGCTGCGGGCGGGGGTGGCGCACAACGTCCACGAGTACGAGCATGATCCGCGGGTCGCGAGCTTCGGGTTGGAGGCCGCCAACGCCCTCGGGTATCCAGCGGAGCGGGTGTTCAAGACCCTCATCGCCGCAGACGAGAGGTACCTGGCCGTCGGGATCGTGCCCGTGGACGTCAACCTCGACCTGAAGGCCCTCGCCACCGCCCTCGGGAGGAAGAAGCTGACGATGGCCGCCCCGACGCTCGCGGAGCGAACCACGGGCATGATCGTCGGAGGGATCAGCCCCATCGGACAGAAGCGGCCCCTTCCGACGGTGGTCGATTCCTCTGCGCTGGACCACGAGACGATCCTCGTCTCGGGCGGAAGGCGCGGCCTCGACGTCGAGCTTGCGCCCTCGGCGCTGATCGAGCTGACCGGGGCGGCCACCGCACCGATCGCCGCCCGCCGGTGA
- a CDS encoding GNAT family N-acetyltransferase: MADDITTAHNASESRYEIHVGDELAGVIDYRDRDGVLDMYHTGVEKQFGGRGLGTRLVEFALTDARDSGHTVIPTCPFIASFIDEHPDFADVRA; the protein is encoded by the coding sequence ATGGCAGACGACATCACCACCGCACACAACGCATCTGAGAGCCGCTACGAGATCCACGTCGGCGACGAGTTGGCGGGGGTCATCGACTACCGCGACCGTGACGGGGTGCTCGATATGTACCACACCGGCGTGGAAAAGCAGTTCGGTGGGCGGGGCCTCGGCACGCGGCTCGTCGAGTTCGCGCTCACCGATGCCAGGGACTCGGGCCACACGGTGATCCCCACGTGCCCGTTCATCGCGAGCTTCATCGATGAACATCCGGACTTCGCCGATGTGAGGGCCTGA
- a CDS encoding SDR family oxidoreductase has protein sequence MSGLEGRTILMSGGSRGIGLAIALRAAADGANIALLAKTDTPHPRMEGTVHTAAERIREAGGNALPIVGDVRNDDDIAAAVAQTLEAFGGIDVVLNNASVIDLAGSLGLAAKKYDLMQDVNVRGTFMLSRAAVPALQESTNPHILSLSPPLNLSPKWLGAHTGYTLAKYGMTMTTLGLAAEFGEAGIAANTLWPRTTIATAAVQNLLGGDRIMAVSRTPQIYADAAYAVLTTPSRQLTGQTLIVEDVLEAAGVTDLSGYAAVPGTPDEALFPDIFLD, from the coding sequence ATGAGCGGGCTCGAGGGACGCACGATCCTGATGTCGGGCGGCAGCAGGGGCATCGGGCTCGCGATCGCGCTGCGCGCGGCCGCTGACGGCGCCAACATCGCCCTGCTGGCCAAGACCGACACGCCGCACCCCAGGATGGAGGGAACGGTGCACACCGCCGCGGAACGCATCCGGGAGGCGGGAGGCAACGCGCTTCCCATCGTCGGGGATGTCCGCAACGACGACGACATCGCCGCCGCGGTAGCTCAGACGCTCGAGGCCTTCGGAGGCATCGACGTGGTGCTCAACAACGCGAGCGTGATCGACCTGGCGGGCTCGCTCGGCCTCGCAGCGAAGAAGTACGACCTGATGCAGGACGTCAACGTGCGGGGCACCTTCATGCTCTCCCGCGCGGCCGTCCCCGCCCTGCAGGAGTCGACAAATCCGCACATCCTGTCGCTCTCACCGCCGCTGAACCTCTCTCCGAAATGGCTGGGCGCGCACACCGGCTACACGCTGGCCAAGTACGGCATGACGATGACGACGCTCGGCCTGGCCGCCGAGTTCGGCGAGGCCGGGATCGCGGCGAACACGCTGTGGCCGCGCACGACCATCGCGACCGCCGCCGTCCAGAACCTGCTCGGCGGGGACCGGATCATGGCCGTGTCGAGGACACCGCAGATCTACGCGGACGCCGCCTATGCGGTGCTGACCACGCCGTCGCGTCAACTGACCGGCCAGACGCTCATCGTCGAGGATGTGCTGGAGGCTGCAGGTGTGACGGACCTGTCGGGTTACGCGGCCGTTCCCGGCACCCCTGACGAGGCGCTGTTTCCCGACATCTTCCTCGACTGA